The DNA window CACCACATCCGTCTCTGCAGCGCCCTTCGCGGCCCAGGTTTCGTTCGATGCCGCCGGCACCAGGGTGGGCTGTGCCGGCAGCCAGATCTCGGCCAGCTGGGTCATCACCGCCAAGCACTGCAACTCCACGAGCCTGCGGTCCGTGCGCCTCGGTTCCACGTATCTGCAAAGCGGCGGGACCGTGCGGACGGTGGCCGCGCGCTACGCCTCGCCAATGGGAGACGTTCTGCTGCTGAAGCTGTCCGCCCCGCACTACGGGACCTATGTGGGCCTGTCCGGTTCCTTCCCCGCGAGCGGAGAGGCCGCCAAGGTCTATGGCTGGGGCTACCAGTCCGAAGGTTCCGGCGCCATGTCCTACTTCCTGAAAGCCGCCGACGTCACCGTTACGGGGCAGGGCTCCGACCCTTCCGGCGGTCCGACCGTCACGACGCGGTCCCGAACCGGCCACACCCTCAACGGTGATTCGGGAGGCCCGCTGATCGTCAACGGCAAGCTCACGGGCGTGCTGTCCACGTCCAGCATCCTGCCGGCGCAGAACCCCTCCGACTACACGGGCTACACCAACGACCACGCGTCCGTTGCGCGGAACCTGAGCTGGATCACCAGCGTTTCCGGGGTCCCGGGCTCCTAGTGCACCCGGGACGCAGGCAACCGGCGGGCGGCGCCTTGGGGGAGCCGCCCGCCGGTTTATTTTTGCTTTCCGCGGCTGCGTGGCCTTACATGCCGGGGATGTCGAGTGCCTCGTAGACCTGGATGCTCGCGCCCGGCATCATCAGGTGGGGGTGGCCCTCCAGCAGCGCCAGGGCGCCGTCCATGTCGTCGGCCTGGAGGATTCCGTACCCGCCAACCTGGGTGTTGGTGTCACTGGTTCCGGCGGCCGTGACCTCCTTGCCTGCGCCGAGCGGGTTCCCCATGTCCACGATGCCGTCGCCGGCCCTGGCTGCCCACTCCATCCAGGCCTTCATGCCCTCCTGGGCGGCTTCGGGGGAGCTCTCCGCCATCTGCGACTGTGCGGACTGCGGTGCGTTGTAAAGGACTACGAACTTCGTCATTTCGGGTGCTCCTTTTGAACGTGCCGTTGGAACCATCGGTCCCGGTCACAGGTCCGATCCTAGGGGGATTCGGATGCTGGGGATACAGTTCAGAGGCAGTGGTTCGCCGGAAGTTCACTTGCTCCTGGCAGCCTGTTTTCGCTGTGGGCAAACTCGGGCAGAGAGCGCCTAGAGCCAAAGTTGAGCGTTGTAGACTCAACCTAAGTATTTCACCTTCCGGAAGGAGCTCGCTTTGGACGTCAAATTCACCACCAAGAGCCAGGAGGCTCTTTCGGCTGCAGCCATGAATGCCTCCACGGCCGGCAATCCGCAAGTGGAGCCGGCCCATCTGCTCAAGGCGCTGATGGATCAGCGGGAGGGGGTCGCCGTCGCTCTTCTCCGTGCCACCGGCGCGGATCCGGATGCCGTCAGCGTGCAGGCGAGCACCGCCATCAAGGCACTCCCGGCCAGTTCGGGGAGCTCCGTGCAGCAGGCGCAGCTGTCCCGCACCGCCCTCCAGGCCATCCAGAACGCCCAGAACGAGGCGGACAAGCTTGGTGATTCCTTCGTCTCCACGGAGCACCTGCTGCTTGGCCTCTCGGCCGGCAGCGGCGGGGCGGGAAAGCTGATGCGCGACGCCGGTGCCTCCCATGAGGCGCTGCTCGCCGCCCTGCCGGGTGTCCGCGGCGACCGCAAGGTGACGAGCGCGGATCCGGAAAACACTTTCCAGGCGCTCGAAAAGTTCGGCACGGACCTGACGTCCATGGCCCGTGCCGGCAGGCTGGACCCCGTCATCGGCCGGGACACCGAGATCCGGCGGATCATCCAGGTGCTGAGCCGCCGTACCAAGAACAACCCGGTGATCATCGGCGAGCCCGGCGTGGGCAAGACAGCCGTCGTCGAAGGCCTGGCGCAGCGGATCGTGGCCGGCGACGTGCCCGAAAGCCTGCGCGGCAAGACCCTGATCGCGCTGGACCTGGCCTCCATGGTGGCGGGTGCCAAGTACCGCGGTGAGTTCGAGGAGCGGCTCAAGGCGGTACTGGAGGAAATCAAGAACTCGGACGGCCAGATCGTCACGTTCATCGACGAGATCCACACCGTGGTGGGGGCGGGCGCCACGGGGGAGAGCTCCATGGATGCCGGCAACATGCTCAAGCCCATGCTGGCCCGCGGCGAGCTCCGCCTGATCGGTGCCACCACCCTGGATGAGTACCGCGAGAACATCGAGAAGGACCCCGCCCTGGAGCGCCGCTTCCAGCAGGTCTACGTCGGCGAGCCCAGCGTGGACGACACCATCGGCATCCTCCGCGGCCTCAAGGAGCGCTACGAAGCGCACCACAAGGTGGCCATAGCCGACTCCGCCCTCGTCGCCGCCGCCACGCTGTCCAACCGCTACATTTCCGGAAGGCAGCTGCCGGACAAAGCGATCGACCTCGTGGACGAGGCCGCCTCCCGGCTGCGCATGGAGATCGACTCGGCGCCGGAGGAAATCGACCAGCTGCGCCGGGCCGTGGACCGCCTCACCATGGAGGAACTGGCCCTGGACGGAGAGACGGACGCCGCCTCGGTGGAGCGCCTGGCCGTGCTGCGCGCAGACATGGCTGACAAGAAGGAAGCCCTCGCCGCCCTCAACGCCCGCTGGGAGGCGGAGAAGGCCGGCCTCAACCGCGTGGGTGAGCTGAAGGCCCGGCTGGACGAACTGCGCTCAGCGGCGGACAAGTACCAGCGCGAAGGCGACCTCGAAGCGGCATCGCGGATCCTGTACGGCGAGCTGCCGGCGCTGGAGCGCGAGCTCAACGCCGCCGCGGAAGAGGAATCGGCCCGCGAAGCCAGCGGAGCCGCAAAGCCCGAGCTCATGGTGGCTGAGGAAGTCACGGCGGATGACATTGCCGAGGTCATCTCGGCCTGGACGGGCATTCCCGCCGGGCGGATGCTGCAGGGTGAAAGCCAGAAGCTGCTGCACATGGAGGAGGAACTCGGCAAGCGGCTGATCGGCCAGTCCAAGGCCGTGACCACCGTGTCCGACGCCGTTCGCCGGGCCCGCGCCGGAATCAGCGATCCCAACCGGCCCACCGGATCGTTCCTGTTCCTCGGACCCACGGGCGTCGGCAAGACAGAGCTCGCCAAGGCCCTGGCTGATTTCCTCTTCGACGACGAACACGCCATGGTCAGGATCGACATGTCCGAGTACGGCGAGAAGCACTCCGTCGCGCGGCTGGTGGGGGCGCCTCCGGGCTACGTCGGCTACGAGGAAGGCGGCCAGCTGACCGAGGCCGTCCGCCGCAGGCCCTACTCGGTGGTGCTGCTCGACGAGGTGGAGAAGGCCCACCCGGAAGTTTTCGATATCCTCCTGCAGGTGCTCGACGACGGCCGCCTCACCGACGGCCAGGGCCGCACCGTGGACTTCCGCAACGCCATTCTGGTGCTCACATCCAACCTGGGAAGCCAGTTCCTGGTGGACCCCACCCTGGACCCGGAGGCCAAGCGGAATGCGGTGATGGCCACCGTGCAGGCGTCCTTCAAGCCGGAGTTCCTGAACCGGCTTGACGAGGTGGTGCTGTTCGACGCCCTCACGGTGGACGAGCTCGCCAGGATCGTGGAGCTCCAGGTGGCAGAGCTGTCCCGGCGGCTGCGCGAACGGCGGCTCTCGCTCGAGGTGACCGACGGCGCCCGCGCCTGGCTGGCGATGTCCGGCTTTGACCCGGCCTACGGCGCCCGGCCGCTGCGCCGCCTGGTGCAGCGCGAAATCGGCGACCGGCTGGCCAAGGCCATCCTGGCCGGCGAAATCGCCGACGGCGACACCGTGCTTGTGGACACCGCGGCCGACGTCGACGAGCTCACCATTGAGGGGCTCGAGGCCCTCGTGGGGCCCGACGGCGGCACTCCCGCCGGGAGCGGACTCTCGATCCGCCGGAAGGGCTAGCTACGGGAGCAGGCTGGACTTGATGATGTTGCCGGCCGCCGAGGTGACGTAGCAGTCCACGCGGCGGTCGCCCTGGCCCCAGCTCGCGGTGCTGGGGTAGGCAAGCCGGTAGGTCAGGTCGTAGGCGTTGGATTTGTCGGTCAGCGCCGCCGACTGGCAGGCCTCCCGAGCCTTGGCTTTCATGGCTTCGCCGCCGGGGTAGCTGTCCGCGGCCTCGTAACGGTGGGCAGCCACGAGTTGGGCGGAATGATCCGTGCCGCACGCCACCACCGTGGACTCGATCGCCTCGGGATCGAAGTCCTTGAAGCAGTCACCCACGCGGAAATCCAGCGGACTCACTCCCTTCACGGGAAGGCTGGGCCGGGGGGTCGCGGACGGCGCGGCAGGGGAAGCCGTTTCCTGGGGCGTCCCGGGCTGGTTCGCGGACTGCAGCGTGGCCGTAGCCAGCAGCGAGGTCAGCAGCCAGATGAGCAGGCCGCCCACGGCCAGCAACACGGCCACGAACCCGGCTTTGACCAGGGACTGCCTGACGTTCGCCGTGAGAAGGCGCGCCGTCCGGGATGTGACCCGTGGCGGCTTTGATGGAGGGGGTGGAATGGTCTGATGGTTTTCAATCAATGGGGGCGGCACCCCTTCCTGGCGTTCTCGGCATTGAGTAGTCGGTTTGCGGGAGGTACTGATCAGGAGACTCTACCGAAGAAAAAATTCCATGCGACCCCCTGATTGCCGCGGTTGCGGCCGCGACACCGGCCCGGCCGGCGCCCGGCTGGCGAGCAGTTGCCGCCGAAAGCATGTAATCTAGGGTTACGACAAATTGACCAAACATTCCGGGGCCTCACCGATAGCCAAGGTGACCACCTCCGGTCCAAGTACAAAAGGGGGTCACGCCATGGGGCGCGGCCGTCAAAAGGCAAAAGCTACCAAGCAGGCTCGGGACATCAAGTACTACTCCCCGAACACTGACTATTCGGCCCTTCAGCGTGAGCTGACGGGTCCGGGAAGTCGTGCAACGAGCCATTTCGCTAATGAACCGGTCGAACCGGACTATTCAGCCTACGTGGATAAGTACGCGGACGATTTGGACGAAGACGACGACGAAGTAGACACCCGTCGGATCGGTTAGTCGTTCCAGCCTGAACGTGCCGTAAGGCACTCGGCTGAATGCCGCCGTCGTACCTGTGTGCGTCGTTCTTTTCAGGCACCCGTTTTTTCTTGCTCCCTGAATTCCGGAGGCTAGCCTCCCGAGTCCGGGGTCCCGCACAACTATTACGCCCGCCGGGCATGCCAGCCATTGGCATGCCCGGCGGGTTTTTTAGTGCCCTGGTGTCTTCGAGCAGCCCGGAGCGGCTCGTGGCCTTCACCGGACGGCCTGTGCACGTCTAGCCTGTTAGGGATGTCTGTCCAACGGAAGGAATGAGCGGCATGGTCCAGCGCAACGGGTACAACCACGGGGAGGTGTGCTGGACAGACGTTCAGACCCCCGATGTGGCGGCCGCGAAGTCCTTCTATGCCGCGGTGTTCGGCTGGCGCTACGAGGACCTCCCGACGCCGGACGGGCGCAGCTACGCGAAGGCCTTCCTGGACGATGACCTCGTGGCGGTCATCGCGCCGCAGCCCCCGGACCAGGAAGCGGCCTCCGCACCCGCCCAGTGGAACGTCTACCTCGCCGCCGACGACGCCCGCGCCATCGCCGAAGAGGCGCCGCACGCCGGCGGCACGCTGCAGTTCGGGCCGGAGGAAGTCGCGGACACCGGAACCATGGTGTTCGTGGAGCCACCCGGCGGCGGCGCCACCGGCGTCTGGCAGGCCGGAACCCATCCGGGCAGCGGGCGGTACGGCGAGCCCGGCGCGTTCTCCTGGGCCGAGCTCGTGACGCCCGAGCCGGCGGCCGCCGTCGGATTTTTCCAGCGGCTGTTCGGCCACGGCGTGACCGAATATCCGCAGGACGACGGCGGCACGTACACCACGCTGATGGTGGACGGCGCCGAAGTGGCCGGGGTCGTCCCGGCTCCGTCGCGGGATGAGGAGCCGTCGCCGGATGACGAGGCAGGACCGGATGAGGACTCAGGCCCGGAGGAGGAGCTGGGGTGGCAGGTCTATTTCGGCGTGTCCAGCGTGTCCGAGGCCGTGCTCGCCGCCGTCGCAGCCGGCGCCGAAGTGCTGATCGAGCCCGAGTTCGTCGACGACGGCGGAACCATCGCCACGCTGAAGGACCCGCAGGGCGGCGTCTTCAGCGTCCTGGAGGTCTAGTTCCGGAGCGCTCGACGACGAACTTAGGCGTAGGTGTTGACCATCTGGACGGCGCCGCCGTCCACGCCCTTGGCGCCCTGGACGTAGTCCGGCCCGGTCTTGAGGACGGAGTCGGAGTCGGCGCTGACGGCGCCCATGATCCAGGACGGCAGGCCACGATCGTTCAGGCGTGCCACGGCGGCGTCCGCCGCGTCCGCGGAGACGATGGCCACCATGCCCACGCCGAGGTTGAGCGTGCGCTCGAGGTCTGCCAGCGGGACGCGGCCGAGCTCCGAGACCAGCTTGAAGATGGCCGGCAGCTCCCAGGTGGAGCGGTCAACCGTCGCCACGAGGCCCTGCGGCAGGACGCGGGCCAGGTTGGCGGCCAGCCCGCCGCCGGTGACGTGGCTGAAGCCGTGGACGGCCCGGTCACCCGATACGGGGAACGCGCGGGCGAGGTCGAGGCAGTCAGCGGCGTAGACGCGGGTGGGTTCCAGCAGTTCCTCGCCCAGCGTGCGGCCGAGTTCGGAGACCTGGCGGTCGAGGGCCCAGCCGGCGTGGTTGATGACGCGGCGGACCAGCGAGTAGCCGTTGGAGTGCAGGCCGGAGGAAGCCATGCCGATCACCACATCGCCGGCACGGACACGGTCCGGTCCCAGCAGTGCGTCGGCTTCAACAACGCCGGTGGCAGCGCCGGCGACGTCGTATTCGTGCTCGCCCAGCAGGCCGGGGTGTTCCGCGGTTTCCCCGCCCACGAGCGCGGTGCCGGCCACGGAGCACGCGGCCGCGATGCCGCGGACGATGTCCGCGATGCGCTCGGGAACCACCTTGCCGCAGGCGATGTAGTCGGTCATGAACAGCGGCTCGGCGCCCACCACCACGATGTCGTCCACCACCATGCCCACGAGGTCGAAGCCGATGGTGTCGTGGATGTCCATGGCCTGGGCGATGGCAACCTTGGTGCCCACGCCGTCCGTGGAGGTGGCCAGCAGGGGCCGCTTGTAGGTCAGGAGCTTCGAGACGTCGTACAGGCCGGCGAACCCGCCGACACCCCCGATCACCGATGCGTTGTGGGTCGCCTTGACGGCGCCCTTCATGAGCTCGACGGCGCGGTCGCCCGCTTCGACGTCGACACCCGCGGACGCGTAGGTGATGCCGGCGTTGTTCTGGGCGGCATTCATGTCAGCAGTGGGGGATGCGGAAGTCATACGGACTCTTTCTTATCAGCGCCGACGGTGGCAGCGTCGTGGTGGACGTCGGGAACGCGGTCGGCGTCGGTGAGCAGGTTCTCGAACTCGGAATCCGGCCCCGGATCGCAGCCGGTGGCGCCGGGCTTCTCCGCCGGGTCCTCGGTGACGGGGATGTCTTCCGGGTTCCCGGGTGAGACGTGCGCAGGTTCCGCGGAGGCGAGACCGGCGCCGGCCGCAGCAGGGGCGGACGCGGCAGGGGCGGACGCGGCGGCGCCGACGCCGGGAGGCCGCCGAGG is part of the Arthrobacter sp. KBS0703 genome and encodes:
- a CDS encoding trypsin-like serine protease, translated to MKIAKLLAAAAAAALLLMPANSATAAPAEDSTVHKNIAGGSTTSVSAAPFAAQVSFDAAGTRVGCAGSQISASWVITAKHCNSTSLRSVRLGSTYLQSGGTVRTVAARYASPMGDVLLLKLSAPHYGTYVGLSGSFPASGEAAKVYGWGYQSEGSGAMSYFLKAADVTVTGQGSDPSGGPTVTTRSRTGHTLNGDSGGPLIVNGKLTGVLSTSSILPAQNPSDYTGYTNDHASVARNLSWITSVSGVPGS
- a CDS encoding YciI family protein, whose protein sequence is MTKFVVLYNAPQSAQSQMAESSPEAAQEGMKAWMEWAARAGDGIVDMGNPLGAGKEVTAAGTSDTNTQVGGYGILQADDMDGALALLEGHPHLMMPGASIQVYEALDIPGM
- the clpB gene encoding ATP-dependent chaperone ClpB, which codes for MDVKFTTKSQEALSAAAMNASTAGNPQVEPAHLLKALMDQREGVAVALLRATGADPDAVSVQASTAIKALPASSGSSVQQAQLSRTALQAIQNAQNEADKLGDSFVSTEHLLLGLSAGSGGAGKLMRDAGASHEALLAALPGVRGDRKVTSADPENTFQALEKFGTDLTSMARAGRLDPVIGRDTEIRRIIQVLSRRTKNNPVIIGEPGVGKTAVVEGLAQRIVAGDVPESLRGKTLIALDLASMVAGAKYRGEFEERLKAVLEEIKNSDGQIVTFIDEIHTVVGAGATGESSMDAGNMLKPMLARGELRLIGATTLDEYRENIEKDPALERRFQQVYVGEPSVDDTIGILRGLKERYEAHHKVAIADSALVAAATLSNRYISGRQLPDKAIDLVDEAASRLRMEIDSAPEEIDQLRRAVDRLTMEELALDGETDAASVERLAVLRADMADKKEALAALNARWEAEKAGLNRVGELKARLDELRSAADKYQREGDLEAASRILYGELPALERELNAAAEEESAREASGAAKPELMVAEEVTADDIAEVISAWTGIPAGRMLQGESQKLLHMEEELGKRLIGQSKAVTTVSDAVRRARAGISDPNRPTGSFLFLGPTGVGKTELAKALADFLFDDEHAMVRIDMSEYGEKHSVARLVGAPPGYVGYEEGGQLTEAVRRRPYSVVLLDEVEKAHPEVFDILLQVLDDGRLTDGQGRTVDFRNAILVLTSNLGSQFLVDPTLDPEAKRNAVMATVQASFKPEFLNRLDEVVLFDALTVDELARIVELQVAELSRRLRERRLSLEVTDGARAWLAMSGFDPAYGARPLRRLVQREIGDRLAKAILAGEIADGDTVLVDTAADVDELTIEGLEALVGPDGGTPAGSGLSIRRKG
- a CDS encoding septum formation family protein; the encoded protein is MAVLLAVGGLLIWLLTSLLATATLQSANQPGTPQETASPAAPSATPRPSLPVKGVSPLDFRVGDCFKDFDPEAIESTVVACGTDHSAQLVAAHRYEAADSYPGGEAMKAKAREACQSAALTDKSNAYDLTYRLAYPSTASWGQGDRRVDCYVTSAAGNIIKSSLLP
- a CDS encoding DUF3073 domain-containing protein produces the protein MGRGRQKAKATKQARDIKYYSPNTDYSALQRELTGPGSRATSHFANEPVEPDYSAYVDKYADDLDEDDDEVDTRRIG
- a CDS encoding VOC family protein encodes the protein MVQRNGYNHGEVCWTDVQTPDVAAAKSFYAAVFGWRYEDLPTPDGRSYAKAFLDDDLVAVIAPQPPDQEAASAPAQWNVYLAADDARAIAEEAPHAGGTLQFGPEEVADTGTMVFVEPPGGGATGVWQAGTHPGSGRYGEPGAFSWAELVTPEPAAAVGFFQRLFGHGVTEYPQDDGGTYTTLMVDGAEVAGVVPAPSRDEEPSPDDEAGPDEDSGPEEELGWQVYFGVSSVSEAVLAAVAAGAEVLIEPEFVDDGGTIATLKDPQGGVFSVLEV
- the purM gene encoding phosphoribosylformylglycinamidine cyclo-ligase translates to MTSASPTADMNAAQNNAGITYASAGVDVEAGDRAVELMKGAVKATHNASVIGGVGGFAGLYDVSKLLTYKRPLLATSTDGVGTKVAIAQAMDIHDTIGFDLVGMVVDDIVVVGAEPLFMTDYIACGKVVPERIADIVRGIAAACSVAGTALVGGETAEHPGLLGEHEYDVAGAATGVVEADALLGPDRVRAGDVVIGMASSGLHSNGYSLVRRVINHAGWALDRQVSELGRTLGEELLEPTRVYAADCLDLARAFPVSGDRAVHGFSHVTGGGLAANLARVLPQGLVATVDRSTWELPAIFKLVSELGRVPLADLERTLNLGVGMVAIVSADAADAAVARLNDRGLPSWIMGAVSADSDSVLKTGPDYVQGAKGVDGGAVQMVNTYA